The Lewinellaceae bacterium nucleotide sequence AGCACCCTGACAAAAGACGGTTTGCAGCTTATCTGCCTCCTCGCCTTGTGCAACCGGCCAGGATCAATTTTTCTTTGTTAAGTGCAAATGATGATGAACTTACAGAAAACCACACTGAATTCAACCCTGTCTGTGGCTGGATATTGCCTAACTTTCTTGATGAATCTTTATATGTGTATGATGAAGCAGGCAAAGCCATCGGAGTGCTTCAATTACAAACCCAAAGAGGAGGAGAACAAATTATCAACTGGGTAAAACCTCCCGGGGAAACAACTTTTGAATCCATTGAAAATCCCCTGTTAAAAAATTGGGTGGACTTTTTCCAATCACAAGATGGAAGTTACCTGGAGGAATTCAACCGTTTATGTTTCGAATCTTTACAAAACATCGACCCGGAGAATTTTGCCAGCTTTACGGGCATCAATATGTTGATGGGCAGGCCATTGGCTATCGTAAAAGCTTCCATTGGTATGGAATTGAAAGGAGTGCCAATGAAGAATCAAAGCTGGAAATCAAGGTTAAAAGCTTATGCTGGTGATGACTATGGTCAAACAATGAACTTTGAGAGTGTTCAATTTCCTATTCATTTAGGAGATGTTTCTCAATCCAATGATGGCCTGGTAGGTTTTTATGCAAAATATGATGAAGACCCATGTTTTGAAGAATTCTATTGTTCCTTTTCGGAAAATGAATTTGGCCCTAAAGGTATGCCTGAAATTGTTCAACAGTTTATAAAGGATGAAATGGCCAAGATAAGCAATGCAATAGAACTGGCAATTCTTGATCTAAAATCCAGACACGATGAAGACAGGCTCGCATTATTGAAACAAAAAGGAAGTTATTCCGATGAGAAAAAGTTAGCTGAAATTGCAGACATGAATGCAGCAAAACGAAAAATCAAGGAATTCGAGGACATCCTGAATCCATTCAAAAAAGAGTCTCTAAATCAGTTAAAGGAAGCTGAAGAAGCTAGTGGTAAATTGTTTTATAAAAAGCCAAAAAAAGATTACTTCAACATTTCTTGTAGCTCAAGTGATAAATTCGAAGTGGTGATGGTGATAGACCCCCGAGGAAAGGTACACCTGACTTCAGGAATCTTGCCCGTAAAATCCATCCAACTGGACCAAAACGCCATCGCGGAAGCACTTAGCCGGATTGAAACAGCTTTCCTGACTACGCCTATTTTGACCCCAGGTAATCCATTGCTCATTCCTACTATAAATGATGCAGAAATGTCCTGGTCGTGGTTGGAACAGAACAAACCCAATAATTGGGAAGAAATCCCTCCAGGTAAAATCAAACAGCCCTCAGAGCAATTTGTCCCCTTTGTGGACAAACTAAAACTAAAGGAAGGTTGGTTAAAAATTAATTCTAAAAACACTAAAGATCAATAGATATGAATCCTTATGTAAAAATCAAGGAGATAAATACCCATATTTCCAAAAGCCTAAGCATTACTCTGGAAAACCCTGTCAGTAAAGGGAAAGCAACGCCTCCCCTCTTTATCAGTCAGAGCCAACAAAACCCCGAGCACCTTAATCAATTGATTGTTAAAATAACAAATCAAAGTGATACGGATCTAATTATAAAAAAGGATCAATCCCCCGACCAAAGTATTATTTCTATGCTAAAAACTCCTTTGTTTGGATTTTTTGGTAAAACCACCTCCTCCTTTATTGATCCGAAAGCAGAGAACGATATCGGATGGTCCTTTGGTCTCGATTTTTCTGACTTCATGGAAGCAGACCAGCAGGCTTTGTTAAAAATATCAGTCCAGGGCCAGGAGGATAATTTTGAAGTACTGGAACTACAAAAGGAATCCAATTACCCTGGTTCAATATGGACCATTAGATACAACAACCGGGATGAGGATTTTATATTCAAAAGCGATGAGGTGCTGACCATCCTCGTCGAAAACATGGCAGTTTATCAAAGACCAAGCTTACGCTACCTTGATTTTCATTATCGCGATTCAGAAACGAAAGATGCGCTGGCTTTTATTCAGCATTCGATTTTACTCAAACGCCCGGCCAATTATGTAAGCCCTCCTTTCCCATTGGTAACCTACTGGCTGGACAATCATAATACCGTTTACATTTCCACTCCTAATCTGGAGATAGAAAATGAACTGAGCTTTGCCATCAGCAATATTGGTCTAAACAAATTGGAGTTAGATTGCAGGCAGGATGTGAGGGAAAGCCCCTATTTTGAACTGATAATCCTTGGAAAAAAAGATGACGAAGGGGATAAAGAGGATAATAAAAAGGATAAAAACCCAGGGTTCCTGGTAGGGGAAAAAGCGATAAAAGATATTCAGCTGGAAATAGACAATGATAATTATGGGAACCATTGGACCCACCATAAAATGATACAAGGCCCTGTCGTTACCTGGCGTATTGAACCCAGACTTTTTAATGATGATGGCATACGTAATAAAACCATCATGGGTATTGAAGAAAAAGGAAATATTTCTTTCCGGTTTAAACAAATTGAAACTTTGGGGATAGAAGGCATCTCTATGATGTATTTGAGGTATTATAACATTCCTGATTTTGATGATGGCCAAATGGTTCTGTTTGTTCAGAAACAACTCCCAAAAGGTTCTATTCCTATGGCAGGAATCGAAAGCAAATACCTTGAACCAAAATCCAACGCAACCAAAAAACCTTATATCACTCCACCCATAAAATGGGAAATATACCCCACCGGAGAAGATACAACAGAAACGAAAGTTATCCTGGGGAATAAGGTGGGGATTGGTACAAATAATCCGGGAGCAGAACTTGAAGTGCTTGGTAACCTTCATGTGAAAAATGGGGATTCAGGAGCCACCCCGGATTTCAACAGAGCTTATGCTGTTTTTGAACACGGTGGTGTTTATAAATACATCAGTTTATTATGTCCTCAGGGACATGAAAATGGTTTCATTTTCAGCCAAAAAGGTAAAGATGCTGAAGATGCCGGGATCTATTATAACCTGGCAGACGGTACAGGCAATGGCCTTCAATTTCGGGTGGGTGGTAATAAAAAGACCATGACCATTGCTCATGACCAAAAAATTGGAATTGGGACAACCTCACCCAAAGAAAAAATTGAAATTAAAGACGCCAAACCCGTAATTTCATTCCACAATCCCAATAAATCCACCTTCAAAATAGGTACAGATGAAAAAGTATTCAAAATTGCCGCGATGGATGGTAGTAAAGGGGGGCACGATGGGGATTTCAACGAAAATAATGACACCGTAATATCCTTAACCCAAGAGGGTAAAGTTGGAATAGGTACTCATAAGCCATGGGAAAGATTGACGGTACAAGGTAATGCATACATATCCGGGGAATTACAAACGAGGGCAATAGTTTCAGATCAAGTAAAAATCCATTCAGGGAAAATCATTTTATCATGCGATTATAGAGATCTGTTATTAGAAGGAAACGAACCGAATGTTCAATTGGATCCAATTGAAATTACCCGAGGAGATATTATCCCTTCAAAATTTAAAGAAGGTACAATTCCTGTGACAAAAAAAAAGGGGGAAAGAGGTTCAAGACTGGGAAAAAAAGAACAACCCTTTCAAGAGATCCACTGCAAAATCGGATATTTTGAGGATATATCCTATAAGGGAAAAAAATTGTCAGAAAGCCCTTTTAGTGGAATGTGGACAGCTTCGGATTTCTCTCTTAAAAAGGAAATCGGCCCTCTAGATAAAACATTCAATGCCTTAAAACTGATCAATAACTTAAACCCTGTAAGCTATTTCTGGGCAGAAAAAAACCCTTTTGACCTGGAAATCCCCGAAGATGTTCTTCTTAAAAAACAATACGGGTTCATTGCTAATGAGGTAGAAAAAATCCTGCCGGAAATCGTTAAACGGGAAAATGAAGAATCTCCGCGCAAACTCAACTACCAGGCCCTCAATACCATCCTCTTTCAGGCGGTGAAGGATCAGCAGAAGATCATTGACGGTCTGCAAAATGAAGTTTCGGACCTAAAAAAGGGACAGCAGACCATGAGGCAGGAACTGGATGAGTTAAAGGCACTGATCGGACAAATGGCCAAAACAGTTTTGGGATAAAATTTAAAATGCGGTTGGATTGATTGGGTAAAAGAGGAAGCGCAGGATAATCGTCTCAGGTATTTCTAAAGTATGTCCTATAAATCC carries:
- a CDS encoding tail fiber domain-containing protein, with product MNPYVKIKEINTHISKSLSITLENPVSKGKATPPLFISQSQQNPEHLNQLIVKITNQSDTDLIIKKDQSPDQSIISMLKTPLFGFFGKTTSSFIDPKAENDIGWSFGLDFSDFMEADQQALLKISVQGQEDNFEVLELQKESNYPGSIWTIRYNNRDEDFIFKSDEVLTILVENMAVYQRPSLRYLDFHYRDSETKDALAFIQHSILLKRPANYVSPPFPLVTYWLDNHNTVYISTPNLEIENELSFAISNIGLNKLELDCRQDVRESPYFELIILGKKDDEGDKEDNKKDKNPGFLVGEKAIKDIQLEIDNDNYGNHWTHHKMIQGPVVTWRIEPRLFNDDGIRNKTIMGIEEKGNISFRFKQIETLGIEGISMMYLRYYNIPDFDDGQMVLFVQKQLPKGSIPMAGIESKYLEPKSNATKKPYITPPIKWEIYPTGEDTTETKVILGNKVGIGTNNPGAELEVLGNLHVKNGDSGATPDFNRAYAVFEHGGVYKYISLLCPQGHENGFIFSQKGKDAEDAGIYYNLADGTGNGLQFRVGGNKKTMTIAHDQKIGIGTTSPKEKIEIKDAKPVISFHNPNKSTFKIGTDEKVFKIAAMDGSKGGHDGDFNENNDTVISLTQEGKVGIGTHKPWERLTVQGNAYISGELQTRAIVSDQVKIHSGKIILSCDYRDLLLEGNEPNVQLDPIEITRGDIIPSKFKEGTIPVTKKKGERGSRLGKKEQPFQEIHCKIGYFEDISYKGKKLSESPFSGMWTASDFSLKKEIGPLDKTFNALKLINNLNPVSYFWAEKNPFDLEIPEDVLLKKQYGFIANEVEKILPEIVKRENEESPRKLNYQALNTILFQAVKDQQKIIDGLQNEVSDLKKGQQTMRQELDELKALIGQMAKTVLG